A window of Hordeum vulgare subsp. vulgare chromosome 5H, MorexV3_pseudomolecules_assembly, whole genome shotgun sequence genomic DNA:
GAAAGGTGGGCATCGATGGCTCGCGCAGTGTTGGCGGCTTCGAATCTGGGGCTCGCGCTCGGATGGACCGCTTTGACCCGGGGTGGGTCGGAGTTTGTCTCCTGGTAGGTGGGGTTAGGCGAGGTTCGGGCGCTGCTCGCGGGCGAGGAGGCCCTTCTCCTCGCGGGTGCAGTGGGAGTTGGCGGTGGTCGAGATTTCGCTTCACGGTCCACTAACTCGGTGTCCAGGGCAACGGGCATGACGTTGAACGAACTTGCTCGACAATGGTTGTCGGTAGTCTTGGGGTCATGTCCCTCCTGTCCACCAGGACTGGTTGGGGATGCAGGTGTGGACGCCTCCTACAATGGATGTGGAAGGAGGACCCTTTTGCTCTTTCTACCGTGGTTGGGATGCTCGGTTGGGGATCATTGGCGGTTTCTCTGACATGGATGTCGGGGCAGCGGCTTGGGTTGGTGGTAGACATGGGCGGTTTTCCGCCCGGCTCCATGCTGGTGATGGTTGGTACAACTCTTGACCGTGTGGGCGGCAAGAGGGGCAGCGGCGGGTGGCTGAGGCGGTCGTTTTATCTGACAGTAATGACGCACTGATCCGGACATGAGGTATTGGTCTTGTCGCGCTTGTCTTGACGACCTCGTGGTGGCACAACGGAGTTACCGAGTGATAGAGCCCATTCGGGTACTCATCAGCCAGGCGTGTAGGGAAAAGGCCCAGCTGCGCACGGTGACTGTGGTCGGTTGACTTGTGATCCCGACTCCCTTCCATTCCATTCCCTTGGGAAAAGGAAAACGGTCCCGGTCGCGGCTCTCCCGCGGCGGACCAGGACCAGGGTTCGCCTCGCCTCGCCATTATAAACCCCCTGCCCTCCCTGCGCCcgctcccgctcccgctcccCCTCGCCCGCCTCGATACAGCCAGCTTCGGTCACCACCGCTTTCACGTCTCCCTCAGCGCATGTCAACAGGGGCCCACATGGATCTCGAGGCGGACCCGGGCGTCCTCCCGGCGGCCACCCCACCACCGCCGGCCGCCCACAAGGAGACCAACGTACGTGAGGAGAAATCCCACCCTCTCCATCTCACGCTTCTTGCCTAATGTCCTCTGAAATCTGAATGCTATGAAACTCTGAATCAGTTGGTACTACTCGGTAGTTTGCGCGACCTCTTGCCCAGTGTTGTTGGTGGGCGATTCTCGCCGTAAGACCTCGCGGCGAGATCCAATTCTTTAACATTTGGTTGCATCTTTTATGTTCCTTCCGATTGCGACTGGACGAGCGagagatatagagagagagaCGCGCGTCTTTTACTGCATCTGCATGCGCACAGTATGAAGCGAGTTTGAGTTTAGCCTGGTGATTGGGACTTGCTCGTCTACTGAAGTTTTCTCAGTGATAACCGGGGGCTTGTCTAAATTACAGTACTACCAAACCAAAAAGggaaagaaattaaaaaaaaatgacGAATGGTTCTTGCGCTCATAGTCATAGTCGTAGAGATATTTTCGGTGCATGCCATGCCAGATTGCCAACGTGAGCCTGGAggccgggggaggctggaactggtgaCCGGTGATAGCCTGCACGCGGCCGATAGCGCCGCCACGGCTTCCAACTGTCCCGCGCCCGTGCCATCTGGCGTCAAACCATCTTTTATTGCGATGAGCGGCGTtaatttccttttgtttttatctATTTTCCATGCCTTTGGTCAATTCGGTTTGTAGTCTTGCATCGTCAATGCAGCGCGGGTTGTCAATGGGCTGTTTTGTCCTGGCCTGGGCCGGCCAGTATGGAATTTGTGAATGCTTGCTTTTGCTTAGCATCGAAGACATGCAGAATGTATTTAGGGAGCGCTTTTACGTACCTTTTCCCATTATTAATGTGCATCCTATATATCTTGGGTAGGAGATTGCATGTATCTTTTTTTCCATTAATGTGCATCCTATCTCTTAGGTAGGAGTTCTATCTGTCAGTTGGAAGACTTGATCATCTCTGACTCAGAAAGTGATGCTTTCCACCGGCGGAGCTAGACGAAAATCGTTGGCGCGAAAGACACCAAATgctgaaaagaaaaaaatctgAGCCCTCCAATTTTTTCATTCATAGGCAGCTCCGCCTCTGCCCTCTGATGCTTGCTAATTCGTCAGCCTAGATCTATGTGTGGGTGCTCATGTTTAGTATGCATTGAACTAGACGCGACGATGACCAACTTCCCTCTTTATTTCATTTGGACACGTATCCTAATCATTTTCCATACATCATCCGTACAAGAGGAGAGTGATTCTTTGATATTTTTATTTACATTGCAAAAAAAAAAGTCGGTGTTTAGACTGGGGATGGTTTTTTTTTATGATGTCACAATTGATTACATCACAGGGCTTCAGTTTCCATCTTGAAGGCTCTGAAAGTGCCACATCAAAGTGGACTAAAAGAAAGAAACAAGTCCTCGGTGTTAACTTGTGCCGTAAGCCCAACAAAATTCCACTTGATTACTTGTTGGGAAAGGGACCTGTGTCATCGTCGGCATAGTACTAACTGATTTGAAGCATTAAAGATGATACTACATTGGAactttgggttttgtttgactcCATCGACTTGCTATGCATATCAGTGAccaaatgctttgcatgatcagttTGCTGCATCCCTCTTTTTCAGAGCACTGAATTTCTTCGGTATAGCGCTCATACAGATGTTTTCCCTCAACTGTGAGCAGGTTGGCAATGTTCGCAAAGATCTATTCCTCGCGTACAAGACTCTCGGTGTGGTCTTCGGTGGCCTCGTCACTTCTCCGCTCTATGTTTTCTCCACGATGCACATGTCATCCCCCACAGAAGCTGACTTTCTGGGAATATACAGCATAATGTTTTGGACTCTTACTTTAATTGGCGTGGTCAAGTATGTAGGCATAGCTCTCAACGCTGATGATCACGGTGAAGGTAACTAACCCCTTGCAATTTCTACCTTTCCTTTCCTTTGGGCGGTTATTGCTGCCTTTCTGGATGATCTTTCAAATTGGTAATAGCTTGTACAATGGTACGTTAGTTTGTGATTTGATTTGAAAACAGACAAATCATCAGTACAAATAAAGTTTGTTGATCAAATATTTGGTTGCTTGTGGCGTTGCATACTTTTATGGGTCAATTTATTTTCTAGTCTGTCTAGTGTTTTCttcatatatatttttttgtatgAACTAGACAGACTAGAAAACAAATTTAACACATAAGATTAGatactttatatatatatatatatatatatatatatatatatatatatatatatatatatatctcaatATGTGTTTAGCCTGGAAAATGTCAAAGATAATATTTTACTTTATAATGTTATTGGTCTGGAGGTTGCTTACTCTACTTTCTGCAGGTGGTACATTTGCCATGTATTCTTTGTTGTGTAGGCATGCCAACATGGGCATCCTTCCTTCCAAGAGAGTGTATTCAGCAGAAGAACAACTGCTTCACAATCAATCAAAAACAGCTAAAAGGCCTAGTAATTTGGGCAAGTTCTTTGAGCGAAGCTTAACTGCAAGAAGGGTATTGTTATTCATGTCAATTCTTGGGATGTGCATGCTCATCGGAGATGGCGTTCTAACTCCTGCTATTTCAGGTTTGTTGTTTGCAGATGGCATATCTAACTTAAATTCATTTTTGTTATCATATAAATAAGTAACATGTTGTTTATTCATTTTCAGTGTTGTCAGCAATCCAGGGACTGCGCGCACCATTTCCTGCTGTGACTCAACGTACGTAGTACAACAGATGttttttttcagtactgaaaataaTCTCTCTGATAACCCTTTTCCATGACATTGATCTTTGTTTGAATCTTGCAGCCATCGTGGAATTTCTATCAGCGGCAATTCTTATTGGCTTATTCTTAGTGCAAAAGTTTGGGACTTCAAAAGTGAGCTTTCTGTTTTCTCCAATCATGGCAGCATGGACTTTCACCACACCGATCGTTGGAATATACAGCATTTTTCGTTATTACCCTGGCATATTCAAAGCCATTTCGCCACATTACATTGTTCATTTCTTCCTAAGGAATAAAAAGGAAGGGTGGAAGATGCTTGGTGCGACTGTTCTATCCATCACAGGTACATCACATTAACACTAAGGTTATCAACTGTTAGTGACGGAGCTACATGCAACCTGATGTTCGATCTCCTCCTTACAGGTGCTGAAGCTATGTTTGCCGATCTTGGCCACTTCAGCAAAAAGGCTATTCAGGTTACTGTCATTAAGAAAGTTATTCTTGTATAAATCATTTTCCCCTTCCATACATAGTTGTTTTACACTTTATCTGTTTTCAGATAGCGTTTTTATCCAGCGTATATCCTTCTCTGATCCTCACTTATGCCGGGCAAACAGCATGCCTTATTAACCATGTCAAAGACACCGATCAAGAAAACACTGGCAAAGTCTTCGATGATGCATTCTACAAATTTATCCCTCGCCCTGTTTACTGGCCGATGTTTGTAATCGCGACGCTCGCAGCCATTGTCGCAAGCCAATCCTTAATCTCGGCAACATTTTCTGTCATCAAGCAATCAGTTGTCCTCGACTACTTCCCACGTGTTAAAGTGGTGCACACGTCGGATGAAAATGAAGGGGAGGTTTACTCGCCAGAAACTAATTACATCCTGATGGTGCTGTGCGTTGGTGTTATactaggctttggaggtggacaaGCGATAGGGAATGCTTTTGGTAAGTAAATTCTAGAACGAAACAGATGGTCCAGCTGTGAATATACACAGGGCTATTTGGTACTGTAACTGACAATTGACATTTTTACTGCAGGCCTTGTTGTGATCATGGTCATGCTCATAACCTCAATCATGCTGActcttgtgatgatcatcatatgGAGAACGCCGCCTGTTCTTATCGCGCTGTACTTCGTTCCGTTCGTCGTCATGGAAGGGTCCTATGTCAGTGCCGTTTTCACCAAGTTCACCGAAGGGGGCTGGCTTCCCTTCGCAATCTCCATGATCCTCGCATTGATCATGTTCGTATGGTACTACGGTAGGCAAAAGAAAACAGAGTATGAGAGGGCGAACAAGATAACCGCGGAGCGCCTCGGCGAGCTCCTGGCGATGCCGGAGGTCCAGAGGGTCCAGGGCCTGTGCTTCTTCTACAGCAACATGCAGGACGGGCTGACGCCCATACTCGGCCATTACATCAGCAACATGAGCTCGCTCCATTCCGTCACGATCTTCGTGACCCTGAGGTACCTGCTGGTTCCCAAGGTTGATGCACGGCAAAGGATAACGGTCAGGAGGCTCGGGCCGAGAGGGGTGTACCAGTGCACCGTCCAGTACGGCTACGCGGACAACCTGAGCCTCAAGGGGGGCGACGACCTCGTCGGGCATGTCATGAACTGCCTGAAGCAGCACATCGAGGCGAGCGCCGACGGGCAGTCGTCCCCCTTCTCCACGGAGGAAGAGGCGGCGGACCTGGAGGCGGCGAGGTCGGCCGGGGTGGTGCATGTCCGGGGCAAGATGAGGCTCTACGTGGGCGACGACGCCGGGTGCTTCGACAAGGTCATGCTCCGGTTCTACGAGTTCCTGCACAGCATCTGCAGGTCGGCGCTGCCGGCTCTCGGGGTGCCCCTGCAGCAGCGCGTCGAGATCGGCATGCTCTACAAGGTTTGAGGCACTGCTGCCGACCAGTTGTGGAGCGGTTGTTtgctcaaagtcaaaggtgtaggAAATGCATGCATGGTAGTAGTAGATGGGACGCGTGTTGCGTGACTGTTTTATACAGCAGTAGTAGTACCGTATGGTCAGGTCATTCCTAGCTTGTAGTCTTGGTCTCCGTTGGGACTTAATTTGTCCGGCCGGTGTCGTTCTAAATTTACATTCTTCTTTGATTTCGTGATACGGAAGACTGTTTCCTTACTGGTAGGAATCATTGTTGCTTTCCCTATTTCGTACTAGCAATTATTTCTGGATTCAAACTAAGATAGTCGGGTGCAAAAAGGTAGCCACCTGTTTCGTGTCATGACGACAATTTTGCATCCCATCAACTGTTCGGCTCTCCTGGGGCTGGGGGTCGTTGCAAGCTAACCATAGAGCTCTAGGCTGTCCCTTCCACGTCTAATCGTAGTAACAGAATTTCAAAATAATAGGAGTAGTACACAATGTGAACGTGTTGTACGACAGCAACTAGCTCTGCCGCTCTAGGCTTCTTCTCTGGACATGGAAGTGCGTGAGATGGATAACCACATGCACACATCCAGATAATGGAATtataaggctggccatagtgggagtaacatagtagtaacatcacacattacaatgcaaatttgcttatgtggcagtGAGTTAATGAGGAGAGAGGTGCTTGTGGTAACTAGCTATGTTACAGTAACATCACACATACCAATACAAAATGAGTCTATATCGTAATTAATATGACATCCCACAAATGTTACTACCCACTATGGAGATAGTAACATAGACCAGTAACATGTGCATGTTACTTGGctaagttactccccactatgagcagcctaacccattttcttctcctattaaAGTTCAAAAACTATGCACGCACCATGTTCGAACTACAAACCTGTAGCCAACATGACAGCGGCAACAACCAACACGACACATCTCTCCCTATGATAATAAAGTAAATACAGTTTATGTCGTCCATCGTGGccgtttttttttaaaaaaaaactctATTTTCGAGGATTCAACCTGCAGTCCTTCTGTAAGTCAAGTCGAACCGTTATTTTACGTTTTGCACAAAACACCCTATATTTTATCCAAACTAA
This region includes:
- the LOC123395737 gene encoding probable potassium transporter 17, producing MSTGAHMDLEADPGVLPAATPPPPAAHKETNVGNVRKDLFLAYKTLGVVFGGLVTSPLYVFSTMHMSSPTEADFLGIYSIMFWTLTLIGVVKYVGIALNADDHGEGGTFAMYSLLCRHANMGILPSKRVYSAEEQLLHNQSKTAKRPSNLGKFFERSLTARRVLLFMSILGMCMLIGDGVLTPAISVLSAIQGLRAPFPAVTQPIVEFLSAAILIGLFLVQKFGTSKVSFLFSPIMAAWTFTTPIVGIYSIFRYYPGIFKAISPHYIVHFFLRNKKEGWKMLGATVLSITGAEAMFADLGHFSKKAIQIAFLSSVYPSLILTYAGQTACLINHVKDTDQENTGKVFDDAFYKFIPRPVYWPMFVIATLAAIVASQSLISATFSVIKQSVVLDYFPRVKVVHTSDENEGEVYSPETNYILMVLCVGVILGFGGGQAIGNAFGLVVIMVMLITSIMLTLVMIIIWRTPPVLIALYFVPFVVMEGSYVSAVFTKFTEGGWLPFAISMILALIMFVWYYGRQKKTEYERANKITAERLGELLAMPEVQRVQGLCFFYSNMQDGLTPILGHYISNMSSLHSVTIFVTLRYLLVPKVDARQRITVRRLGPRGVYQCTVQYGYADNLSLKGGDDLVGHVMNCLKQHIEASADGQSSPFSTEEEAADLEAARSAGVVHVRGKMRLYVGDDAGCFDKVMLRFYEFLHSICRSALPALGVPLQQRVEIGMLYKV